The following proteins are encoded in a genomic region of Thermosinus carboxydivorans Nor1:
- a CDS encoding TrkH family potassium uptake protein — MFDGGIILSIDPRTDDLLDIAKWRLTPYQVLVLGFAGLIFVGALLLTSPLASTSGKPTPFVDALFTATSAVCVTGLVVVDTGSHWSLFGQLVIITLIQIGGLGIMSMATLIALLIGKKIQLRERLIMQEALNQLTMAGVVRLMIYVMKTTFIIELIGGTILAIRWFADYGPRGIYYGYWHAVSAFCNAGFDLFGDFRSLTGYVDDLTVNIVITLLIILGGIGFTVIADVWDNRRFSKFSLHTKLVLTVSAFLIIFGAAVISLLEWNNPDTLGGLSWQGKLLASYFQSVTPRTAGYNTLDIGKLESGTLFFLIILMFIGASPASTGGGVKTSTFGVLVLAIAAQISGKNDVEIFQRRIPVATVYKAFTVVFLSALLVILVTLALTVTEQAPFLNILFEVVSAFGTVGLSTGITPTLTVAGKLWLILTMFAGRVGPVTLALAIALRARKGALQLPEGRVIIG; from the coding sequence ATGTTTGATGGGGGAATAATTTTGAGTATTGACCCAAGAACCGACGACCTGCTAGACATAGCGAAATGGCGGCTGACCCCATACCAGGTGCTGGTACTGGGGTTTGCCGGCTTAATCTTCGTCGGCGCCCTGCTGCTGACCTCCCCCCTGGCGTCGACCAGCGGTAAACCCACTCCGTTCGTTGACGCTCTCTTTACCGCCACTTCCGCCGTATGTGTTACCGGTCTGGTGGTGGTAGACACCGGTAGCCACTGGTCATTATTCGGGCAACTGGTCATTATCACTTTAATTCAGATAGGTGGCTTGGGCATCATGTCTATGGCCACCTTGATAGCGCTGCTGATCGGCAAAAAAATTCAGCTCCGCGAGCGGCTCATCATGCAGGAAGCGCTCAATCAGCTCACAATGGCCGGCGTGGTGCGCCTGATGATCTATGTCATGAAGACCACGTTCATCATTGAACTGATCGGCGGGACCATTCTCGCCATCCGCTGGTTTGCCGATTACGGTCCGCGAGGTATCTACTACGGGTACTGGCACGCCGTTTCCGCCTTTTGTAACGCCGGCTTTGACTTGTTTGGCGACTTTCGCAGTCTGACCGGTTATGTGGACGACTTAACCGTCAATATCGTCATTACCCTGCTCATCATTCTTGGCGGCATCGGCTTCACTGTCATTGCCGACGTGTGGGACAACCGCCGTTTCAGCAAGTTTTCGCTCCACACCAAACTTGTACTAACCGTATCCGCTTTTCTTATCATCTTCGGGGCGGCGGTAATTTCCCTGCTGGAATGGAATAACCCCGACACCCTCGGCGGCCTAAGCTGGCAAGGCAAACTCCTCGCCAGCTACTTTCAGTCCGTGACCCCCCGCACCGCCGGCTACAACACTCTCGATATTGGTAAGCTGGAAAGCGGCACCCTGTTTTTTCTAATCATATTAATGTTTATCGGCGCTTCACCGGCCTCAACCGGCGGCGGGGTTAAAACGTCAACATTCGGCGTATTGGTTCTCGCCATCGCCGCCCAAATCAGCGGCAAAAATGACGTTGAAATTTTTCAACGCCGCATTCCAGTAGCTACCGTTTACAAAGCCTTTACGGTTGTCTTTCTGTCAGCGCTGCTTGTCATATTGGTCACCCTGGCGCTAACCGTGACTGAGCAGGCGCCCTTTTTGAACATTTTATTCGAGGTTGTTTCCGCTTTCGGTACGGTTGGTTTATCAACAGGCATCACGCCGACACTGACAGTTGCCGGCAAACTTTGGCTTATACTCACCATGTTCGCCGGTCGCGTGGGACCGGTGACGCTGGCCCTGGCCATCGCTCTGCGGGCGCGCAAAGGCGCTTTACAGCTGCCAGAGGGCCGGGTTATTATCGGGTAA
- a CDS encoding potassium channel family protein produces the protein MKRNKSFAVIGLGRFGTSVARTLSRLGYEVLAIDTEEERVQQVADEVTHTYIADTTDENSLKALGIRNFDVVVVAIGEDIQANVLTTLLLKDLGVKYIVAKARNELHGKMLAKIGADRVVYPERDMGQRVAHNLVSTNVLDYIELSPDLSLIEPALPAAWWAKH, from the coding sequence ATGAAAAGGAATAAAAGTTTCGCCGTTATTGGTCTTGGCCGCTTCGGCACCAGTGTTGCCCGAACGCTTTCCCGGCTGGGTTATGAAGTGCTGGCAATCGATACCGAGGAGGAACGGGTACAGCAGGTGGCCGACGAGGTTACTCATACCTACATCGCCGATACAACCGACGAGAATTCGCTTAAGGCGCTGGGCATCCGCAACTTTGATGTTGTCGTCGTAGCCATTGGCGAAGACATCCAGGCGAATGTCTTGACCACGCTGCTATTAAAAGACCTGGGAGTTAAATATATTGTCGCCAAGGCGCGCAATGAACTGCACGGCAAAATGCTGGCGAAAATTGGCGCCGACCGGGTAGTATATCCCGAACGGGATATGGGACAGCGAGTAGCGCACAATCTTGTCTCGACCAACGTCCTTGATTATATCGAACTGTCGCCCGACCTCAGCCTCATCGAACCAGCGCTCCCCGCTGCCTGGTGGGCAAAACACTAG
- a CDS encoding cation:proton antiporter regulatory subunit yields MGKTLAESRLREKYDANVVAIKRGEQIIVPPNPGEKIQAGDVLIVVGRNGGLQKLEELE; encoded by the coding sequence GTGGGCAAAACACTAGCCGAATCGCGGCTGCGGGAAAAATATGATGCCAACGTCGTAGCCATTAAACGTGGTGAGCAAATTATTGTCCCGCCTAATCCCGGTGAAAAAATCCAAGCCGGCGACGTACTGATTGTCGTAGGCCGCAACGGTGGTCTGCAAAAATTGGAAGAGCTGGAATAA
- the cysK gene encoding cysteine synthase A — protein sequence MAKIAKNLTELIGNTPLLELANYNERQGLKARVVAKLEYFNPLGSVKDRVGYAMIQDAEERGLLHKDSVIIEPTSGNTGIGLAFVAAAKGYRLILTMPDTMSVERRSLLKALGAELVLTPGAEGMKGAIRKAEELAAELPNAFIPQQFQNPANPAMHRRTTAEEIWRDTDGQVDIFVAGVGTGGTITGVGEVLKERKKDVRVVAVEPYDSPVLSGGQAGPHKLQGIGAGFVPPILNTGIIDGIVKVKTEEAFATARKLAKAEGLLVGISSGAALFAATELAKQSENAGKTIVVLLPDTGERYLSTPLFQFED from the coding sequence ATGGCAAAAATTGCGAAAAATCTAACCGAACTAATTGGCAATACACCCCTGCTGGAGCTGGCGAACTATAACGAGCGCCAGGGGCTTAAGGCCCGCGTTGTCGCCAAGTTGGAATATTTTAACCCGTTGGGCAGTGTTAAAGACAGGGTAGGCTACGCCATGATCCAGGATGCCGAAGAGCGGGGGCTGCTCCATAAAGACTCGGTCATTATCGAGCCCACTAGCGGCAATACCGGCATCGGCCTGGCCTTTGTCGCCGCGGCCAAAGGCTACCGGCTCATTCTCACCATGCCTGATACTATGAGCGTCGAACGCCGCAGTCTGCTGAAAGCCCTTGGCGCCGAGCTTGTGTTGACGCCGGGCGCGGAGGGGATGAAGGGGGCCATCCGTAAGGCGGAAGAACTGGCGGCCGAATTGCCGAACGCATTTATCCCTCAGCAGTTTCAAAACCCCGCTAACCCCGCTATGCACCGCCGGACGACAGCTGAGGAGATTTGGCGTGACACAGACGGACAAGTTGACATATTTGTCGCCGGTGTTGGTACTGGCGGTACGATTACTGGCGTAGGAGAAGTGCTTAAGGAGCGCAAAAAAGACGTGCGGGTTGTCGCCGTAGAGCCCTACGATTCGCCGGTCTTATCAGGGGGGCAGGCCGGTCCCCACAAGCTTCAGGGAATCGGCGCCGGTTTTGTCCCTCCTATACTCAATACCGGCATTATTGACGGCATTGTTAAAGTAAAAACGGAAGAAGCTTTCGCTACGGCCCGTAAGTTAGCCAAGGCTGAAGGGCTGCTGGTTGGTATCTCCAGCGGCGCCGCTCTCTTTGCCGCTACCGAACTAGCGAAGCAGTCCGAGAATGCGGGCAAAACGATTGTTGTTCTCTTGCCTGATACGGGTGAGCGATATTTGTCTACGCCGCTGTTTCAGTTCGAAGATTGA
- a CDS encoding B3/B4 domain-containing protein produces MRFEVSEDIFRLFPTACFGVVVAADFQPRDQEMVARLLTAAVAAAPAKFPDGVRSHPSIRVWREAFTKMQLNPNKFLSSVEALHTRVYKSGHLPQINPIVDLVNALSLKYVLPMGAHDLERMTGDMRLRLSRAGDVFTPFGEQQAEVVPPGEIVYADDVEVRTRRWVWRQGEKAKIVVESRHIFFPIDGFADVNKADVLAARDELAELVTRLGGRATVFFVDCDCPVAEWD; encoded by the coding sequence GTGCGTTTTGAAGTAAGTGAGGATATTTTTCGGCTCTTTCCTACGGCATGTTTCGGCGTCGTCGTGGCCGCGGATTTCCAGCCCCGGGACCAAGAGATGGTTGCCCGGCTCTTGACGGCGGCGGTGGCGGCGGCGCCGGCCAAATTTCCCGACGGGGTACGTAGCCACCCGTCAATCCGGGTATGGCGCGAGGCGTTTACCAAAATGCAGTTAAACCCGAACAAATTCTTAAGCTCGGTGGAGGCGCTGCATACCCGGGTTTATAAATCCGGGCATTTGCCGCAAATTAATCCTATTGTCGATCTGGTTAATGCCCTTTCGCTTAAATATGTGCTGCCCATGGGGGCGCATGACCTGGAGCGCATGACAGGGGATATGCGGCTGCGGCTAAGCCGTGCAGGCGACGTGTTCACGCCGTTCGGCGAACAACAGGCGGAAGTTGTGCCGCCCGGCGAGATTGTTTACGCCGACGATGTTGAGGTGCGCACGCGCCGCTGGGTGTGGCGACAGGGCGAAAAAGCGAAGATCGTTGTTGAGTCGCGGCATATCTTTTTCCCGATTGACGGTTTCGCCGATGTTAACAAAGCCGATGTCTTAGCCGCTCGCGATGAGCTGGCCGAGCTCGTCACCAGGCTGGGCGGACGGGCAACCGTGTTTTTCGTCGACTGTGACTGTCCCGTTGCCGAGTGGGACTAG
- a CDS encoding heavy metal translocating P-type ATPase, with the protein MEEAQGSKAPIQRFADVVSGYFVPAVITLAVLTFLVWYFVLDPGNFSRALVNFTAVLVIACPCALGLATPTSIMVGTGKGAENGILIKGAEHLENAHRLTAIVLDKTGTITKGEPAVTDIVSLNGQTETQLLHLAAVAEKNSEHPLAQAIVRHGQAQGVASGDAAEFAAIPGHGVRAQVDGKTVLVGTRKLMRENGVDFAVSLSRVEALEQQGKTVMLMAVDGKPAALIAVADTVKEHSAAAVAQLKKMGLEVWMITGDNERTARAIAREVGVDNILAEVLPEHKAEKVQELKQQGKVVGMVGDGINDAPALAIADVGFAIGTGTDVAMEAADITLIRGDLRGIVAAIQLSKATMRNIKQNLFWALIYNLLGIPIAAAGFLSPVLAGAAMAFSSVSVVTNALRLRRFRPQLS; encoded by the coding sequence GTGGAAGAGGCGCAGGGGTCGAAAGCTCCCATCCAGCGGTTTGCGGACGTCGTTTCCGGTTATTTTGTGCCGGCGGTAATAACCTTGGCCGTTCTTACTTTTCTGGTTTGGTATTTTGTCCTGGATCCCGGCAACTTTTCTCGCGCCCTCGTCAACTTTACGGCCGTGTTGGTCATTGCCTGCCCCTGTGCGCTTGGTTTAGCCACGCCTACATCTATCATGGTGGGTACCGGTAAAGGGGCGGAGAACGGTATTCTGATAAAAGGAGCGGAGCACCTGGAAAACGCGCACCGGCTAACGGCGATTGTTCTGGACAAAACGGGGACGATAACTAAAGGTGAGCCGGCAGTGACGGACATTGTATCTCTAAACGGCCAAACTGAGACCCAGCTGCTCCATTTGGCCGCGGTAGCCGAGAAAAATTCGGAACATCCCTTGGCCCAGGCCATTGTTCGCCATGGGCAAGCCCAAGGGGTGGCGAGCGGTGATGCCGCGGAGTTTGCCGCCATTCCCGGCCATGGCGTGCGGGCACAGGTGGACGGAAAAACCGTCCTGGTAGGAACGCGGAAACTGATGCGGGAAAACGGCGTTGATTTCGCTGTCAGTCTCAGCCGGGTGGAAGCTCTGGAACAACAAGGGAAAACCGTTATGCTTATGGCGGTAGATGGTAAACCCGCCGCCTTGATTGCCGTCGCCGACACCGTCAAGGAACACTCGGCCGCAGCGGTGGCGCAGCTAAAAAAAATGGGGCTGGAAGTCTGGATGATTACCGGGGATAACGAACGCACGGCCCGGGCAATTGCGCGCGAGGTGGGCGTTGACAATATCCTGGCCGAGGTACTGCCTGAGCATAAGGCGGAAAAAGTGCAGGAACTTAAACAGCAGGGCAAAGTGGTGGGCATGGTCGGCGACGGTATTAATGATGCGCCGGCGCTGGCTATCGCTGATGTTGGTTTTGCCATTGGCACCGGTACGGATGTGGCCATGGAGGCGGCCGATATTACTCTCATACGCGGCGATTTGCGCGGCATTGTGGCTGCCATTCAGCTCAGCAAGGCTACCATGCGCAATATTAAGCAAAACCTCTTTTGGGCGCTTATCTATAATTTGTTGGGGATTCCAATCGCCGCGGCCGGATTTCTGTCGCCCGTTCTTGCCGGCGCGGCCATGGCCTTCAGTTCGGTTTCCGTGGTAACCAACGCGCTGCGGCTGCGGCGGTTCCGGCCGCAGCTTTCCTAG
- a CDS encoding heavy metal translocating P-type ATPase: protein MANLQSATLKISGMSCAACASRVEKGLAALPGVAKAVVNFAAEKATVSYDKDQISLRDMAAKVEELGYQVVKDKAEFKITGMSCAACARRIEKGLAAMPGVYSAVVNLAMEKATVEFNPGELSETEVKALVERLGFGAHSLADTREIDREQAARDSEIRSQRLRLLISAVFSFPLLWAMVLHMLGVGGATAQLLMNPYLQWALATPVQFIAGWQFYRGAYLALRGGGANMDVLVALGTSAAYFYSIANVLRGLPDLYFETSAILITLIILGKLLEARAKGRTSEAIKALMGLQAKTARVVRNGQEVDVPVEGVVPGDIVVVRPGEKIPVDGVIVEGTSTGR from the coding sequence ATGGCAAACTTGCAATCGGCAACTTTAAAAATCAGCGGCATGTCGTGTGCGGCCTGCGCTAGCCGCGTGGAGAAGGGGTTGGCAGCGCTGCCTGGCGTGGCCAAAGCGGTTGTTAACTTCGCTGCCGAAAAAGCGACGGTGTCTTATGACAAGGACCAAATCAGCCTCCGCGATATGGCAGCTAAGGTCGAAGAACTGGGCTATCAGGTCGTTAAGGATAAAGCCGAATTTAAAATTACCGGTATGAGCTGCGCGGCCTGTGCCCGGCGCATTGAGAAGGGGTTGGCGGCCATGCCTGGCGTCTACTCGGCCGTCGTCAACCTGGCCATGGAAAAGGCGACCGTGGAGTTTAACCCAGGCGAACTCTCCGAAACTGAAGTTAAGGCGCTGGTGGAGCGACTGGGCTTTGGCGCCCATAGCCTGGCGGACACGCGGGAAATTGACCGCGAACAGGCGGCGCGAGACAGTGAAATCCGCAGCCAGCGGCTGCGCCTCCTTATTTCGGCTGTTTTTTCTTTCCCGCTCCTCTGGGCGATGGTGCTGCATATGCTCGGAGTGGGCGGCGCTACCGCCCAGCTGCTAATGAATCCTTACCTGCAGTGGGCGTTGGCTACGCCGGTTCAGTTTATCGCCGGCTGGCAGTTTTACCGTGGCGCTTATTTAGCGCTGCGCGGTGGCGGGGCCAATATGGACGTGTTGGTTGCACTTGGGACTTCAGCGGCTTACTTTTACAGCATTGCCAATGTGCTGCGTGGCTTGCCTGACTTGTACTTTGAGACTTCGGCCATTCTTATTACCTTGATCATCCTGGGCAAACTGCTGGAAGCACGGGCCAAAGGCCGCACGTCAGAAGCGATCAAAGCGCTGATGGGCCTGCAGGCGAAAACGGCGCGGGTCGTGCGGAACGGGCAGGAAGTGGACGTACCAGTGGAAGGGGTCGTGCCAGGGGATATCGTTGTCGTCCGTCCTGGCGAAAAAATTCCCGTTGATGGTGTGATTGTCGAAGGCACTTCGACCGGTAGATGA
- a CDS encoding metal-sensitive transcriptional regulator, which translates to MLTEAEKEVLRVRLRRIGGQINGIEKMLDEGRYCVDILQQVTAARAALNKVALLILESHAKSCLVAAVQQDRANEAIDELMDFLDKFTR; encoded by the coding sequence ATGCTGACAGAAGCGGAAAAAGAAGTCCTCCGCGTCCGGTTGCGCCGGATTGGGGGGCAGATTAACGGTATTGAAAAAATGCTTGATGAAGGGCGCTACTGCGTGGATATTCTGCAACAGGTGACAGCGGCCCGGGCCGCCCTTAATAAAGTGGCGCTCCTCATCCTGGAGAGCCATGCCAAAAGCTGCCTAGTGGCAGCTGTTCAGCAGGACCGGGCCAACGAAGCCATTGATGAGCTGATGGATTTTCTCGATAAATTTACGCGATGA
- the larAH10 gene encoding NPN-dependent 2-hydroxyacid racemase, LarAH10 family — MLKEFSLGFGDNQIKVALPEEKIINVVEGKQVAPITDVPAAVREALNNPIGSPPLKEVVKAGDKVAIIASDITRLWVKHDQFLPVLLDELNAAGVPDKDIKLVVGLGAHRYHTDKENVMVYGQQVVDRVEIVQSHAQNEEDFVYVGKTSRGVETYLNKHVVNADKVILTGGIVYHLMAGFGGGRKAIMPGVSGYATIQGNHSYCLHDEVGKGISPHCVSGKLEGNNMHEDMTEMAAMLNPAFLLNAVFTPEGQFARFVAGHWYDAWREGCRTVEEIFGVPVRGKADLVIASAGGFPKDINLYQGSKTIDNAFMAVKEDGVIILLLECRDIMEPPDFSGWFNYESLYDREVALRKGFTVPGFIALKCGLMAAKVPHIVVTLPENKAFVEKAGMIAVTTIEEAMALAEQKLGRKDYTITVMPHAANTVPLVQE, encoded by the coding sequence GTGTTAAAAGAGTTTTCGCTGGGGTTTGGCGACAACCAGATTAAAGTCGCCCTGCCGGAGGAAAAAATTATCAACGTTGTAGAGGGGAAGCAGGTCGCCCCGATTACCGATGTGCCGGCGGCAGTGCGGGAAGCGCTAAATAATCCTATCGGTTCGCCGCCGCTGAAGGAAGTGGTGAAGGCGGGCGATAAAGTCGCGATCATTGCCAGCGACATTACCCGCCTGTGGGTCAAACATGACCAGTTTTTGCCGGTGCTGCTTGATGAACTCAATGCTGCTGGTGTGCCTGACAAGGACATCAAACTGGTTGTTGGTCTCGGCGCCCACCGTTACCACACCGATAAGGAAAATGTCATGGTTTATGGTCAGCAGGTCGTAGACCGCGTCGAGATTGTCCAGAGCCATGCGCAAAATGAGGAGGACTTTGTTTATGTCGGCAAAACGTCGCGCGGCGTTGAGACCTATCTCAACAAACATGTTGTCAATGCCGACAAAGTCATCCTTACCGGCGGCATTGTTTACCATCTGATGGCTGGTTTCGGCGGCGGTCGTAAGGCGATCATGCCCGGTGTGTCAGGTTATGCCACCATTCAGGGCAATCATAGCTATTGTCTCCATGACGAAGTGGGCAAGGGCATTAGCCCTCACTGCGTTTCCGGTAAATTGGAAGGCAACAATATGCACGAAGATATGACCGAAATGGCGGCCATGCTTAATCCTGCCTTCTTGCTCAACGCCGTGTTTACGCCCGAGGGTCAGTTCGCCCGGTTTGTGGCCGGTCACTGGTATGATGCTTGGCGGGAAGGCTGTCGGACTGTCGAGGAGATCTTCGGCGTGCCGGTCAGAGGCAAAGCCGACTTGGTTATTGCATCGGCCGGCGGTTTCCCCAAAGACATTAACCTCTATCAGGGATCCAAAACGATTGATAACGCTTTCATGGCCGTAAAAGAAGACGGTGTTATCATCCTGCTCTTGGAATGCCGTGACATAATGGAGCCGCCTGATTTTAGCGGCTGGTTTAACTACGAGTCGCTGTACGACCGAGAAGTAGCGCTGCGCAAAGGTTTCACCGTGCCAGGCTTCATCGCGCTCAAGTGCGGTCTCATGGCGGCAAAAGTGCCGCACATCGTTGTTACTTTGCCGGAAAACAAGGCCTTTGTTGAAAAAGCCGGCATGATTGCCGTAACCACCATTGAGGAGGCCATGGCCCTGGCCGAACAAAAACTGGGCCGTAAAGACTATACCATTACGGTCATGCCCCACGCCGCCAATACGGTGCCGCTGGTGCAAGAATAA
- a CDS encoding MFS transporter yields the protein MQSTFVKNWFPPHERGKANAVWLIGLMVGPAIAMPFFTWIVSTWGWRPSFFVLAAMGLVPLFLLWFYVTDHPRQHKRVNQAELEYIERALKAEAEEEACLKTETLAERLKSFALNYRFWLLTINYFCIASVWWGMMAWLPSYLKAARGFSWAQMGAFSSLPYILGAVSILFFGHLADKLGRRAPFVAVAHLGSALGIYFGAMAPDNMTAALMISAGIASIAIGLPSSWAILQRIVPGKAVGAGAGMMNGVANGGSAFSPVLIGFFIAWTGSYVGGLMFLVGLAVVGCLCMTVLTLQKY from the coding sequence ATGCAGAGCACCTTTGTCAAGAACTGGTTCCCACCGCATGAGCGCGGCAAAGCCAATGCCGTGTGGCTCATTGGGCTGATGGTTGGGCCGGCCATCGCTATGCCTTTCTTTACTTGGATCGTGTCCACCTGGGGCTGGCGACCGAGCTTTTTCGTTCTCGCCGCCATGGGGCTGGTACCACTATTCCTTTTGTGGTTTTATGTTACCGACCATCCGCGCCAGCATAAGCGGGTTAATCAAGCCGAACTGGAATACATCGAAAGGGCTCTGAAAGCCGAGGCTGAGGAAGAAGCATGCCTGAAGACCGAGACTCTTGCGGAGCGGCTTAAGTCGTTTGCTTTAAACTACCGTTTCTGGCTCTTGACCATCAACTATTTCTGTATTGCGTCGGTATGGTGGGGCATGATGGCGTGGCTGCCGTCTTATTTGAAAGCGGCGCGCGGCTTTTCCTGGGCGCAAATGGGCGCCTTTTCTTCGCTACCTTATATTTTAGGCGCTGTCAGTATCCTCTTCTTCGGCCATCTGGCTGATAAACTGGGCCGGCGGGCGCCTTTCGTGGCTGTTGCGCACCTCGGTTCCGCCCTGGGGATTTATTTCGGCGCCATGGCGCCGGATAATATGACGGCGGCCTTGATGATTTCGGCCGGCATCGCGTCCATTGCTATCGGCTTGCCATCGTCTTGGGCGATCTTGCAGCGTATTGTCCCTGGCAAGGCGGTCGGCGCAGGCGCTGGCATGATGAACGGCGTGGCCAACGGCGGATCGGCTTTTTCGCCAGTGCTGATTGGCTTCTTTATCGCCTGGACGGGCAGCTATGTGGGCGGTTTGATGTTTTTGGTGGGCCTAGCCGTCGTCGGGTGCTTGTGTATGACGGTACTGACGCTGCAGAAATATTAG
- a CDS encoding MFS transporter, whose translation METVHSVSGASLEAVKPTRQRLVLVAILLFTLLVAYLDRVNVSVLLADNAFLTDMGIKGQPVQMGLLMTLFLIAYGVANVVLSPLGDYIGPRKAMSISIFLWTISVLIGGFATTFYGPHASSPRYFGHRRGYALADAEHLCQELVPTA comes from the coding sequence ATGGAAACGGTCCATTCTGTGTCAGGTGCGAGTCTTGAAGCAGTGAAACCTACCCGGCAACGGCTGGTGCTAGTGGCGATTCTCCTGTTCACTTTATTGGTTGCCTATCTGGATAGGGTGAATGTTTCCGTGTTATTGGCTGATAACGCGTTTTTAACCGATATGGGCATCAAAGGGCAACCAGTGCAAATGGGACTACTTATGACTTTATTTTTGATTGCTTACGGCGTAGCCAATGTCGTCTTAAGCCCTCTTGGCGATTACATTGGCCCACGCAAGGCTATGTCCATATCCATCTTTCTTTGGACGATATCGGTCCTTATCGGTGGTTTTGCCACCACTTTTTACGGACCCCATGCTAGTAGCCCGCGTTATTTTGGGCATCGGCGAGGGTATGCATTGGCCGATGCAGAGCACCTTTGTCAAGAACTGGTTCCCACCGCATGA
- a CDS encoding HD domain-containing protein, translating into MASFAGAVIAKMVLYFDGDVKRINHALKVYGLAKSIGEAEGLSKEEQDVLEIAAILHDIGIKESERKYNSSAGTYQEIEGPPIARKLLQEFAFSVQQIDRICYLIGHHHTYSQIDGVDFQILVEADFLVNIFEDGIDSSAIEKIKEKYFKTATGRAYLESMFKNKSDATN; encoded by the coding sequence GTGGCAAGTTTTGCTGGCGCCGTAATCGCCAAGATGGTCCTGTATTTTGACGGTGATGTGAAAAGAATTAATCACGCATTAAAGGTTTACGGACTGGCCAAAAGTATTGGAGAAGCGGAAGGCTTGTCAAAGGAAGAACAGGATGTTTTAGAGATAGCAGCTATCTTACATGACATCGGCATAAAAGAAAGCGAACGGAAGTACAATTCCTCCGCCGGAACGTATCAAGAAATCGAAGGCCCCCCGATAGCCCGCAAATTGTTGCAAGAATTTGCTTTTTCTGTGCAGCAGATAGACCGAATTTGTTATCTAATTGGCCATCACCATACCTATTCCCAAATTGACGGAGTTGATTTTCAAATTCTGGTCGAAGCCGACTTTTTGGTAAATATTTTTGAGGATGGTATCGACAGTAGTGCAATTGAAAAAATAAAAGAAAAATATTTTAAAACGGCAACGGGACGGGCTTATCTGGAAAGCATGTTTAAAAATAAGAGTGACGCTACCAATTAA